One genomic region from Pongo abelii isolate AG06213 chromosome 4, NHGRI_mPonAbe1-v2.0_pri, whole genome shotgun sequence encodes:
- the SREK1 gene encoding splicing regulatory glutamine/lysine-rich protein 1 isoform X3, whose amino-acid sequence MTPQAAAKELEEVMKRVREAQSFISAAIEPESGKSNERKGGRSRSHTRSKSRSSSKSHSRRKRSQSKHRSRSHNRSRSRQKDRRRSKSPHKKRSKSRERRKSRSRSRSRDKRKDTREKIKEKERVKEKDREKEREREKEREKEKERGKNKDKDRDKEREKDREKDKEKDREREREKEHEKDRDKEKEKEQDKEKEREKDRSKEIDEKRKKDKKSRTPPRSYNASRRSRSSSRERRRRRSRSSSRSPRTSKTIKRKSSRSPSPRSRNKKDKKREKERDHISERRERERSTSMRKSSNDRDGKEKLEKNSTSLKEKEHNKEPDSSVSKEVDDKDAPRTEENKVQHNGNCQLNEENLSTKTEAV is encoded by the exons ATGACACCTCAGGCTGCAGCTAAGGAGTTAGAAGAAGTAATGAAGCGAGTACGAGAAGCTCAGTCATTTATCTCAGCAGCTATTGAACCAG AGTCTGGAAAgagcaatgaaagaaaaggcGGTCGATCTCGTTCCCATACTCGCTCAAAATCCAGGTCTAGCTCAAAATCCCATTCTAGAAGGAAAAGATCACAATCAAAACACAG gagTAGATCCCATAATAGATCACGTtcaagacagaaagacagacgTAGATCTAAGAGCCCACATAAAAAACGCTCTAAATCAAGGGAGAGACGGAAGTCAAGGAGTCGTTCGCGTTCACG ggacAAGAGAAAAGACACTCGAGAAAAgatcaaggaaaaggaaagagtgaaagagaaagacagggaaaaggagagagagagggaaaaggaacgtgaaaaagaaaaggaacggggtaaaaacaaagataaagacCGGGACAAGGAACGGGAAAAGGACcgggaaaaagacaaggaaaaggacagagagagagaacggGAAAAAGAGCATGAAAAGGATCgagacaaagagaaggaaaaggaacagGACAAAGAAAAGGAACGAGAAAAAGACAGATCCAAAGAGATAGacgaaaaaagaaagaaggataaaAAATCCAGAACACCACCCAGGAGTTACAATGCATCGCGAAGATCTCGTAGTTCCAGCAG GGAAAGGCgtaggaggaggagcaggagttCTTCCAGATCGCCAAGAACATcaaaaaccataaaaaggaaATCTTCTAGATCTCCGTCCCCCAGGAG CAGAAATAAGAaggataaaaagagagaaaaagaaagggaccACATCagtgaaagaagagagagagaacgtTCAACGTCTATGAGAAAGAGTTCTAATGATAGAGATGGGAAGGAGAAGTTGGAGAAGAACAGTACTTCACTTAAA GAGAAAGAGCACAATAAAGAACCAGATTCAAGTGTGAGCAAAGAAGTAGATGACAAGGATGCACCAAGGACTGAGGAAAACAAAGTACAGCACAATGGGAATTGTCAGCTGAATGAAGAAAACCTCTCTACCAAAACAGAAGCAGTATAG
- the SREK1 gene encoding splicing regulatory glutamine/lysine-rich protein 1: MNSGGGFGLGLGFGLTPTSVIQVTNLSSAVTSEQMRTLFSFLGEIEELRLYPPDNAPLAFSSKVCYVKFRDPSSVGVAQHLTNTVFIDRALIVVPCAEGKIPEESKALSLLAPAPTMTSLMPGAGLLPIPTPNPLTTLGVSLSSLGAIPAAALDPNIATLGEIPQPPLMGNVDPSKIDEIRRTVYVGNLNSQTTTADQLLEFFKQVGEVKFVRMAGDETQPTRFAFVEFADQNSVPRALAFNGVMFGDRPLKINHSNNAIVKPPEMTPQAAAKELEEVMKRVREAQSFISAAIEPESGKSNERKGGRSRSHTRSKSRSSSKSHSRRKRSQSKHRSRSHNRSRSRQKDRRRSKSPHKKRSKSRERRKSRSRSRSRDKRKDTREKIKEKERVKEKDREKEREREKEREKEKERGKNKDKDRDKEREKDREKDKEKDREREREKEHEKDRDKEKEKEQDKEKEREKDRSKEIDEKRKKDKKSRTPPRSYNASRRSRSSSRERRRRRSRSSSRSPRTSKTIKRKSSRSPSPRSRNKKDKKREKERDHISERRERERSTSMRKSSNDRDGKEKLEKNSTSLKEKEHNKEPDSSVSKEVDDKDAPRTEENKVQHNGNCQLNEENLSTKTEAV; encoded by the exons CAACGCACCTCTTGCTTTTTCCTCCAAAGTATGTTATGTTAAGTTTCGTGATCCATCAAGTGTTGGTGTGGCCCAGCATCTAACTAACACGGTTTTTATTGACAGAGCTCTGATAGTTGTTCCTTGTGCAGAAG GTAAAATCCCAGAGGAATCCAAAGCCCTCTCTTTATTGGCTCCTGCTCCAACCATGACAAGTCTGATGCCTGGTGCAGGATTGCTTCCAATACCAACCCCAAATCCTTTGACTACT CTTGGTGTTTCACTTAGCAGTTTGGGAGCTATACCAGCAGCAGCACTAGACCCCAACATTGCAACACTTGGAGAGATACCACAGCCACCACTTATGGGAAATGTGGATCCTTCCAAAATAGATGAAATTAGGAGAACGGTTTATGTTGGAAATCTGAATTCCCAG ACAACGACAGCTGATCAACTacttgaattttttaaacaagTTGGAGAAGTGAAGTTTGTGCGGATGGCAGGTGATGAGACTCAGCCAACTCGGTttgcttttgtggaatttgcagaCCAAAATTCTGTACCAAGGGCCCTTGCTTTTAATGGAGTTATGTTTGGAGACAGGCCACTGAA aataaATCACTCCAACAATGCAATAGTAAAACCCCCTGAGATGACACCTCAGGCTGCAGCTAAGGAGTTAGAAGAAGTAATGAAGCGAGTACGAGAAGCTCAGTCATTTATCTCAGCAGCTATTGAACCAG AGTCTGGAAAgagcaatgaaagaaaaggcGGTCGATCTCGTTCCCATACTCGCTCAAAATCCAGGTCTAGCTCAAAATCCCATTCTAGAAGGAAAAGATCACAATCAAAACACAG gagTAGATCCCATAATAGATCACGTtcaagacagaaagacagacgTAGATCTAAGAGCCCACATAAAAAACGCTCTAAATCAAGGGAGAGACGGAAGTCAAGGAGTCGTTCGCGTTCACG ggacAAGAGAAAAGACACTCGAGAAAAgatcaaggaaaaggaaagagtgaaagagaaagacagggaaaaggagagagagagggaaaaggaacgtgaaaaagaaaaggaacggggtaaaaacaaagataaagacCGGGACAAGGAACGGGAAAAGGACcgggaaaaagacaaggaaaaggacagagagagagaacggGAAAAAGAGCATGAAAAGGATCgagacaaagagaaggaaaaggaacagGACAAAGAAAAGGAACGAGAAAAAGACAGATCCAAAGAGATAGacgaaaaaagaaagaaggataaaAAATCCAGAACACCACCCAGGAGTTACAATGCATCGCGAAGATCTCGTAGTTCCAGCAG GGAAAGGCgtaggaggaggagcaggagttCTTCCAGATCGCCAAGAACATcaaaaaccataaaaaggaaATCTTCTAGATCTCCGTCCCCCAGGAG CAGAAATAAGAaggataaaaagagagaaaaagaaagggaccACATCagtgaaagaagagagagagaacgtTCAACGTCTATGAGAAAGAGTTCTAATGATAGAGATGGGAAGGAGAAGTTGGAGAAGAACAGTACTTCACTTAAA GAGAAAGAGCACAATAAAGAACCAGATTCAAGTGTGAGCAAAGAAGTAGATGACAAGGATGCACCAAGGACTGAGGAAAACAAAGTACAGCACAATGGGAATTGTCAGCTGAATGAAGAAAACCTCTCTACCAAAACAGAAGCAGTATAG
- the SREK1 gene encoding splicing regulatory glutamine/lysine-rich protein 1 isoform X1 has protein sequence MNSGGGFGLGLGFGLTPTSVIQVTNLSSAVTSEQMRTLFSFLGEIEELRLYPPDNAPLAFSSKVCYVKFRDPSSVGVAQHLTNTVFIDRALIVVPCAEGKIPEESKALSLLAPAPTMTSLMPGAGLLPIPTPNPLTTLGVSLSSLGAIPAAALDPNIATLGEIPQPPLMGNVDPSKIDEIRRTVYVGNLNSQTTTADQLLEFFKQVGEVKFVRMAGDETQPTRFAFVEFADQNSVPRALAFNGVMFGDRPLKINHSNNAIVKPPEMTPQAAAKELEEVMKRVREAQSFISAAIEPESGKSNERKGGRSRSHTRSKSRSSSKSHSRRKRSQSKHRSRSHNRSRSRQKDRRRSKSPHKKRSKSRERRKSRSRSRSRDKRKDTREKIKEKERVKEKDREKEREREKEREKEKERGKNKDKDRDKEREKDREKDKEKDREREREKEHEKDRDKEKEKEQDKEKEREKDRSKEIDEKRKKDKKSRTPPRSYNASRRSRSSSRERRRRRSRSSSRSPRTSKTIKRKSSRSPSPRRNKKDKKREKERDHISERRERERSTSMRKSSNDRDGKEKLEKNSTSLKEKEHNKEPDSSVSKEVDDKDAPRTEENKVQHNGNCQLNEENLSTKTEAV, from the exons CAACGCACCTCTTGCTTTTTCCTCCAAAGTATGTTATGTTAAGTTTCGTGATCCATCAAGTGTTGGTGTGGCCCAGCATCTAACTAACACGGTTTTTATTGACAGAGCTCTGATAGTTGTTCCTTGTGCAGAAG GTAAAATCCCAGAGGAATCCAAAGCCCTCTCTTTATTGGCTCCTGCTCCAACCATGACAAGTCTGATGCCTGGTGCAGGATTGCTTCCAATACCAACCCCAAATCCTTTGACTACT CTTGGTGTTTCACTTAGCAGTTTGGGAGCTATACCAGCAGCAGCACTAGACCCCAACATTGCAACACTTGGAGAGATACCACAGCCACCACTTATGGGAAATGTGGATCCTTCCAAAATAGATGAAATTAGGAGAACGGTTTATGTTGGAAATCTGAATTCCCAG ACAACGACAGCTGATCAACTacttgaattttttaaacaagTTGGAGAAGTGAAGTTTGTGCGGATGGCAGGTGATGAGACTCAGCCAACTCGGTttgcttttgtggaatttgcagaCCAAAATTCTGTACCAAGGGCCCTTGCTTTTAATGGAGTTATGTTTGGAGACAGGCCACTGAA aataaATCACTCCAACAATGCAATAGTAAAACCCCCTGAGATGACACCTCAGGCTGCAGCTAAGGAGTTAGAAGAAGTAATGAAGCGAGTACGAGAAGCTCAGTCATTTATCTCAGCAGCTATTGAACCAG AGTCTGGAAAgagcaatgaaagaaaaggcGGTCGATCTCGTTCCCATACTCGCTCAAAATCCAGGTCTAGCTCAAAATCCCATTCTAGAAGGAAAAGATCACAATCAAAACACAG gagTAGATCCCATAATAGATCACGTtcaagacagaaagacagacgTAGATCTAAGAGCCCACATAAAAAACGCTCTAAATCAAGGGAGAGACGGAAGTCAAGGAGTCGTTCGCGTTCACG ggacAAGAGAAAAGACACTCGAGAAAAgatcaaggaaaaggaaagagtgaaagagaaagacagggaaaaggagagagagagggaaaaggaacgtgaaaaagaaaaggaacggggtaaaaacaaagataaagacCGGGACAAGGAACGGGAAAAGGACcgggaaaaagacaaggaaaaggacagagagagagaacggGAAAAAGAGCATGAAAAGGATCgagacaaagagaaggaaaaggaacagGACAAAGAAAAGGAACGAGAAAAAGACAGATCCAAAGAGATAGacgaaaaaagaaagaaggataaaAAATCCAGAACACCACCCAGGAGTTACAATGCATCGCGAAGATCTCGTAGTTCCAGCAG GGAAAGGCgtaggaggaggagcaggagttCTTCCAGATCGCCAAGAACATcaaaaaccataaaaaggaaATCTTCTAGATCTCCGTCCCCCAGGAG AAATAAGAaggataaaaagagagaaaaagaaagggaccACATCagtgaaagaagagagagagaacgtTCAACGTCTATGAGAAAGAGTTCTAATGATAGAGATGGGAAGGAGAAGTTGGAGAAGAACAGTACTTCACTTAAA GAGAAAGAGCACAATAAAGAACCAGATTCAAGTGTGAGCAAAGAAGTAGATGACAAGGATGCACCAAGGACTGAGGAAAACAAAGTACAGCACAATGGGAATTGTCAGCTGAATGAAGAAAACCTCTCTACCAAAACAGAAGCAGTATAG
- the SREK1 gene encoding splicing regulatory glutamine/lysine-rich protein 1 isoform X2, with translation MTSLMPGAGLLPIPTPNPLTTLGVSLSSLGAIPAAALDPNIATLGEIPQPPLMGNVDPSKIDEIRRTVYVGNLNSQTTTADQLLEFFKQVGEVKFVRMAGDETQPTRFAFVEFADQNSVPRALAFNGVMFGDRPLKINHSNNAIVKPPEMTPQAAAKELEEVMKRVREAQSFISAAIEPESGKSNERKGGRSRSHTRSKSRSSSKSHSRRKRSQSKHRSRSHNRSRSRQKDRRRSKSPHKKRSKSRERRKSRSRSRSRDKRKDTREKIKEKERVKEKDREKEREREKEREKEKERGKNKDKDRDKEREKDREKDKEKDREREREKEHEKDRDKEKEKEQDKEKEREKDRSKEIDEKRKKDKKSRTPPRSYNASRRSRSSSRERRRRRSRSSSRSPRTSKTIKRKSSRSPSPRSRNKKDKKREKERDHISERRERERSTSMRKSSNDRDGKEKLEKNSTSLKEKEHNKEPDSSVSKEVDDKDAPRTEENKVQHNGNCQLNEENLSTKTEAV, from the exons ATGACAAGTCTGATGCCTGGTGCAGGATTGCTTCCAATACCAACCCCAAATCCTTTGACTACT CTTGGTGTTTCACTTAGCAGTTTGGGAGCTATACCAGCAGCAGCACTAGACCCCAACATTGCAACACTTGGAGAGATACCACAGCCACCACTTATGGGAAATGTGGATCCTTCCAAAATAGATGAAATTAGGAGAACGGTTTATGTTGGAAATCTGAATTCCCAG ACAACGACAGCTGATCAACTacttgaattttttaaacaagTTGGAGAAGTGAAGTTTGTGCGGATGGCAGGTGATGAGACTCAGCCAACTCGGTttgcttttgtggaatttgcagaCCAAAATTCTGTACCAAGGGCCCTTGCTTTTAATGGAGTTATGTTTGGAGACAGGCCACTGAA aataaATCACTCCAACAATGCAATAGTAAAACCCCCTGAGATGACACCTCAGGCTGCAGCTAAGGAGTTAGAAGAAGTAATGAAGCGAGTACGAGAAGCTCAGTCATTTATCTCAGCAGCTATTGAACCAG AGTCTGGAAAgagcaatgaaagaaaaggcGGTCGATCTCGTTCCCATACTCGCTCAAAATCCAGGTCTAGCTCAAAATCCCATTCTAGAAGGAAAAGATCACAATCAAAACACAG gagTAGATCCCATAATAGATCACGTtcaagacagaaagacagacgTAGATCTAAGAGCCCACATAAAAAACGCTCTAAATCAAGGGAGAGACGGAAGTCAAGGAGTCGTTCGCGTTCACG ggacAAGAGAAAAGACACTCGAGAAAAgatcaaggaaaaggaaagagtgaaagagaaagacagggaaaaggagagagagagggaaaaggaacgtgaaaaagaaaaggaacggggtaaaaacaaagataaagacCGGGACAAGGAACGGGAAAAGGACcgggaaaaagacaaggaaaaggacagagagagagaacggGAAAAAGAGCATGAAAAGGATCgagacaaagagaaggaaaaggaacagGACAAAGAAAAGGAACGAGAAAAAGACAGATCCAAAGAGATAGacgaaaaaagaaagaaggataaaAAATCCAGAACACCACCCAGGAGTTACAATGCATCGCGAAGATCTCGTAGTTCCAGCAG GGAAAGGCgtaggaggaggagcaggagttCTTCCAGATCGCCAAGAACATcaaaaaccataaaaaggaaATCTTCTAGATCTCCGTCCCCCAGGAG CAGAAATAAGAaggataaaaagagagaaaaagaaagggaccACATCagtgaaagaagagagagagaacgtTCAACGTCTATGAGAAAGAGTTCTAATGATAGAGATGGGAAGGAGAAGTTGGAGAAGAACAGTACTTCACTTAAA GAGAAAGAGCACAATAAAGAACCAGATTCAAGTGTGAGCAAAGAAGTAGATGACAAGGATGCACCAAGGACTGAGGAAAACAAAGTACAGCACAATGGGAATTGTCAGCTGAATGAAGAAAACCTCTCTACCAAAACAGAAGCAGTATAG